From Bacteroidales bacterium:
TTGGTGGCAGCATTTTATTTCAGGAAGTGGTACCGGTTTGGTTCAGGGCGGAAACTCAGGTATTGCCAATGTCGCTTTTGGCCTTTCCGTGCTGTCCCCAATCTGCCTTGTTTGCTTTTTGGGGAAGTATTACTGATCTTTTAATAAATAATTCTACTAACCTGAAACAACTACTGTTGATGATCAACACCTTGCCGCTTTTCAACCGGACCTGAATACTGCCCTTGTCCTCCTCGTACCAATCGACACGGTCGGCGTCCCCACGGAAATAATATCTTTTTCTCTATGTAAAAAACATTACTGGCATATAATCTAATTGAATTGAAGATTTAATGGCTTGTAGATGAAATTGACATTCTTTTCAAGTAGGGTTCTATTTGATCTTTGTCTTCAGGAGGGTATTCAATCCATAGATCACTTACGAAACTGTCACCTATAACTCTCTTCCAATAAACTATCTTCCCTTTTTTAATCCATCATACCCTTTGTTACCAAGTGGCTACGCACGTGCATATTAGGCGTACATCTTACTTTATCAAATGATAAATTTCATATGTATCTTGCTCAATAAATATCATAATCATTTCGTTATCATCAACTTTGTATAATATTCCTGCAATAGAATTTTCACTACCATACACCGTCAAAGGATCGTCCTCAATCGTCCATCCACCTCAAAAAACATAACTAAAATCATCTATGGGATATAAACAAAGGGATATAAACAAAAAAAATTTTTTTTGTTTTTGTTTGTGTCAAAAATATTCAAAAAAATAGCTATGACGCTATATAGTAAAGGGAAAGAGTCTCGTGATGAGATCATTAACAGATCCAGGCAGATTTTCAACGACTATGGTATACAGATAACATTAGCCAGGTTGGCTGAACTGATGGATACAACACTTGGCCGGTTGACTCATCATTTTCGGAACAAGGACCTGCTGTTTATCGCCATTGCCCAGGATTATGAGAATAAATTACTGGAATTGCGAATGAAAAGGAAATTAGACCTGCTCACGTTCGATTCGTTTATTCATACAGCCTCGAATGCAATGAATCTTCAATATGATTACAGGTGCGCTATGCGATATGTAGTGTCATCCCTGAAGTTCAGGGATGAAATGAGATCCCATGTTCAGGAAGCATATTCCAATAACCGGGAAAACATACGAAGAACCATCGAGGCCGTTGTCAATGTGGGATCCTTGCATTCCCGGATTTTAGAAAAGGACACTTATGAAATCTTTTTATTTCAATTGACCAATTTATTGACCAATTGGTTCATTAATCTTGAATTATATGACTACGGCAAGCCTTATCATGAACTGAAGCCCATTTACCTGAAAGGAATTGTTTCGGTATTCCTGCCCTTCCTGACCGAGAAAGGCAGGCAGGAATTGGATGATAATGGCATTTTCCGTAAATAAGCTGGCCCTTCCACTGGTTTGGGCAGAACCTGGGGGAAGTAATGATTGACGAACAGAGGAATGTTGATTTTTAATTTTTGAAGTAAATCAGAAATCAAAAATCCTAGTTCCTTTGTTCGTAAATCCCTTTTCCTCTCATATCGACGGTCATAACAAATTTATTCTCAACGATTCATCCAACGATCTGCGTTATCCCGTATTTTTGGAAAAGTATATGCATAGTGGGTATTGCTTAGGATCACAAGGGATTGTGTAATTGAACAGTAATGGTGATGCATAGGATGCAAAATAATCCAGACTAATTATGAAAACACCTGATAACAAAACGATTATCCGTCAATACGCTGATCGTATTGAAAACACAGGGGATATTTCCATGATCAATGAATTCATATCAGAAGATTATACTGAAGTATATGAAGGGAAACGCTACCCGATAGGAATTCAAGGGGCCATCGATCACGTGCTGGGTGTACGAAGGGTCTTTCCCGATCTGAGCCTGTCGATAGAAAATCAACTATCCGAAGGGGAGTGGGTGGTGACTGTCTATTCTGCCACGGGCACATTCACTGACGAATGGTTTGGCATGAAACCCACAGGAAAACCAATAACATTTCATGGTGTTAATGTTGACCGGATCAAGGATGGTAAAATAATTGAACATGGGGGAGCCGTAAACATGTTCGATCCATTACTGCAGGCAGGCGTCATTGAAATCAAGCAATAGTCATGTGAACGGGCCATTATATTCAGGGAGAAACAAAAGGAGTTTGTTATCCACCGTTGGAATTTTTGGATGGTATAATAAAACAACATGACTCAAAGCGTACAGACATTCTGGGATAAGCAAGCCAGGCGTTATGATAACAGTGAAAAACAGTTTGCGGCGGTTTACACCGATATCCTTGCCAAAACAAGTACATACCTTAATCCGGATGACCATGTGCTTGATTTCGGCTGCGCCACCGGTACCAAAACAATAGCGCTTGCCAGCAAGGTCCGGCATATCCATGGGCTTGACATTTCGACCGGGATGATCAGGGAGGCGATGAAGAAGAAAGAGTCGGCACAAATCCCGAATATTACCTTCTCCCAGGGTACTATTTTCAGTCCGGAGCTGAAGAACGGTTCATTCGGTAAGATCATCGCCTACGCCTTCCTTCAGCTATTGGAGGATCATGAAAACGTGATCCGGAGGATACACGAACTATTGAAACCCGGAGGGTTATTTATCTCCTTAACCACATGTTTTGAGGAAAAGATGACTTTCAGGGTCCGTCTGCAGGTCAAAGCAACGCTCCTGATGAAGAAACTGGGACTCATTCCATTGCATGTGAACCTGTTCAGCATCGGTGATGTCGAAAATGCAATGGTCACTCAGGGCTTTACGGTCATTGAGTCTGAAAAGATATTTCACGGGATGACCGCCTGCTTTATTGTGGTTAGAAAAGAGACAACTTGATTGACGAACAAAGAACAAGGATTGTTGATTTCTGATCTACTTGCACAGAGCCGATGCATTTATCAATCCACGCCGGAATAATTTTATTTATGCATATTATTGATAGTCAATACGATATTAAATTAAAAGTAAATCGGCAAAGATTGGTCAAATTGTCCGGCGCATGCAAGAAGATCCCCGGAAAACTCATCAGGCAATAGGTAACCTTTGCTATCATAATTTTGTCAGTTGTCGCTCTTCAATTAGAATTTCTTACCTTTGTTTAACAGAACATTATGAAACCTGAGGTTAAAAATATCATTATTACCGAATTAAGGAAATATGATCCTGAAATGATCGGAATTTTCGGTTCCTATGCCAGGAAAGAAAATCAGGACAATAGCGATATTGATATCCTTGTAAAATTCAAGTCCTCCCTTTCGCTACTCCAGTTGGTATACATTGAAAGGATGATTTCTCAAAAATTGGGGATCAAGGTTGACCTTCTTACTGAGGGAGCCATTAAGAATAAGATAGTAAAGGAAAGTATCCTGAGGGATCTTCAAATCATATATCGATGATAAAGAATGATCAGGTATATCTGGAGCATATTCTTGAAGCCATCGGGAAGATCGAGAATTTTGTCATAAGTATTTCAAAATCTGAATTCTAGCAAAATGTGATGATTCAGGATGCTGTGATCCGCAATATAGAAGTAATTGGTGAAGCAACGAAAAAGATCACGCAACAATTCACACAATCACACCCTGATATTCCCTGGCAGGATATGGCCGGAATGCGTGATAAATTAATCCACCATTATCTGGATGTCGACCTGGATGTTGTCTGGAGAACGATTGAAGTTGATCTCCCCCTTCTCAAAGAGCTGATCAGTAAAATCTGATTTTGGAACCTTATATCGATACCTTAATAACAGGCATCAATACTGGAATATAAATTCAATATATTGACACATTATAAAAAAATAGCTCTAAATTATTGAATATCAATAATTTAGAGCTATTTTTCCCGTGGGCCCACCTGGGCTCGAACCAGGGACCTACTGATTATGAGTCAGTTGCTCTAACCGACTGAGCTATAGGCCCGAAGCGGGTGTGGGCTTTGCTGACTGAAGCTGACTAAGTCAGCGGAAGCCAGTGTCAGTGTGGGTGTGAGTGTGGGGTGCAAAGATAATATACTTTGGTGAAATTTAAGCCTGGCGAAATTCCAAAAATCAGCGACAGTTTTGGATCCCTCAAATGGATCCTGATGGATCAAAGGATGATGAACTTACCCTTGAAGATTGGATTTTGCCCGTTGCCGTCGGGCCCGGTGGGCCAGGGATACTTCCACCCCAGCGAACGGGATGCCGTGGCATCTCAGAAGCGATGATATAGGCCATGCTGTCGAGCATCGGGAGCATGTAATCATCCTTGAATGCGGTATTAAGAAGGTCGATATGGCGTGAAACATAGTATTGTTCAAAATCCTCATTTTCCCGTAATTCGTTCAGTATGACCACGTGGTTTTCCGGATCCTGCCATCCAGCCAGGTCATCCTGGTAGCAGGGGGAAGCATAAGGGCTTTGCGCCGGAATGCCGGTATAGTTGATGTAATGCCCGAAGGTGGCATCCTCACCCCACAGGATGTATCCCCATTGGCGGTGGGTGCCCTGGGGATCCAATCCACGCCACCGATACGACGGGAAGATCGTGCTCTTCGTTGATAAAATAGGTGTGGAATTCGATCAGGCCAGGCAGTATGGCGGCAAAGTTGCTGAAAACACGGGCTTTCAATACCTGTGTGGTTGAAATGCTGATCAATCCGGTGTATGTTGGTGAGGCAGCGGCCGGTTCGGTTCCGTCGACCGTATAGTGGATCTGGGCGTTCCATTCATTGGCGGTGATGGTCACCATAAGGATCGGAGAATACGATCCATTCAGGATCCGAGCCTGTTTGGGATAGCCGGAAGTTCGTATGAATCTTGCCGGCGGCAGCTTCATCCCTTCCGGATGCCCAGATTACCAGGCGTCCCCCTGCTCCAAGGATGGTGCTTTGAGGAAATGCCCATTTCTGGTTGTCATCCGGATTGTCGCTCAGATAGTATCCCCCGATATCCTGATCCTGGCCGCTCAGATTGTATATTTCGAGCCAGTCCTCCTATTTGCCGTAATTGTCAATAACGGTTGATGATCAGGATCCTGGCTTTCATTGCTTGACAAATGGAGTTATTAAATGAAGGCTAACCTACGGAAAAATTAGATATACAAAGGAGCTAAAAGTTTAATTCATTTATTCTGTCGGAATAAAATTATGGCAGCAGGCATGATGATCACAATAGTGAGGCACCTTTTCTTTACATGGTACATATTCTTTGATTTCAGCAATATGAATTTTTTGGCTCCGCGGCCGCAGGGCCGCACCAGCCAAGGTCGCTTTTGCGATGGTTGGATAATTGTTCAATAGAAATAGTTTTCCGCAGATAGCACGCGGGTGGAAACGCTAGCTTAGCGTGACTTCTGAATGAACTATTACCCGGATAGATTGTTTATAACAATCAGAACCGTTAAATCTACGGATATGAAAATCAATCACATTTTAGCAATTCTATTATTAACATCAGGACTTATGACAGCAGCACAGAAAAGTACTATGAACAACCCTTCCCTGATGATCGAAAGCCAGAGCCGTTTTGGTTTTGACGAGACCGTCGAAACGCTTTCAAAAACCATTCTGGCAACAGGCTGGAAGATTTCTGTGACACATGACCTGCAGGAGACCATGATGAGGAATGGCAAAGAAGTTCTTCCCGTTAAAGTGATCGAACTATGCAATCCGGACCTTGCTTTCCGAATCCTCTCCAGGGATGAATTCCGGGAGGTTTCTCCAATGCTTCCATGCCGCATAGCTGTTTATGAGAAAGCAGATGGGAATACCTATGTGGCGCGCATGAATGCCCCTTCGTTTGCCGGCATGGTCGGTGGTGAGGCCGGCGATACAATATTAGAAGCATTCAGGCAGGCAGAAGAATTTGCGAAATCGGTCATCAGGTAATTTCATCCCCACCCCCAAAAAAATATTGTACTCCATATCAGCCGGTTGGTACGTCAGGGATTTGTATTTTTGGATAATAGATGCGGGAAATTTTATGATTTTTTGGAGAATGTTTCCTACATCATACACATTAGCTAAACTTACATGGAAAACCTTACATTCCTCCTGATCATTTTTTATTTTCCTGGACTTCAGTTGCACAGACGGGAAGCGATCCGGAACTGGCTCAGCAACTTGAAAAACATGTTTCTTTCCTTGCATCGGACTCACTTGAAGGAAGGGGACTGGGAACGGATGGAACCGTCCTGGCACGGAACTACATTGCCGGACAGTTTCTATCGATCGGTTTGATCCCTTACAGCCAGGAGGGGTACTTTCAGCACTTTGATCTGCGGATAGGACTTGCCAGGTATTTCCAATGGGATGGTATGTTTCGCTCGGGTATAAATTTAAATGATCGGAAAAATCCATTTTGATATTCCGGAGATGGTATTCAGTGCAAGGTTTATCAGATGGCAGTGCCCAATCATCGGATAATTGCTTATTTTAGCGGAGTTGTTCATTTACCTTTTATTCAATCCCTGTTACCATGAAAAGGAAGAAGATCGTCTGGATCGTTCTGGCCATCGTTGCCCTGGTCGTTGCCGCCCTGATCCTATTCAGTCCTTCTGCTCGAAAAAATGAAAATGCCGCGGGAACTATGGCAAAAATTTGCCCGGTCAATCCCTATCATGCCGGGGATCAGATCGACTGTCCCTGTCTGCTCAGGCCCAACGAAGAAAGCTCGTTTCTGGATGCAAACAATTGCCAGTTTGTCTTTCGGAATACCAGTGCTTATACGATCCCAAAAGGAACCCCTGTGGTAGTGACCCGGCAACGGACCGAAGGCACGGTTCAGCACGTGGAGGTGAAGATTCCGAAGTAAAAAATTGACATTCCTGATTTACCTCGGAGGGATTGAATGAGAAAAAAGTAAATGGTTTTTTTGGGGGCTATAACCGATAAAAATACGTATATTTGTCGGTTAAGAACGTAATTATGATAACAAGAATACTTGAAGATGTAATATCCGATAGGTTATTCACCGGAAAAACCATTTTGTTGCTTGGCCCCCGCCAGGTTGGCAAAACAACGTTAATTAAAGGGATCTTTCAAAAGCATGCTGGTCGATCCTTCTGGATGAACGCTGACAATCCGGAAGATAGAGCGTTGCTCAATGGGATCAATTCACTCCGGGCCCGTGAATTGTTTCTTCCCGGAACACTGGTGGTGGTTGACGAAGCACAGCGGCTTGAAAACTCCGGTTTGACATTAAAGATCATTCATGACGCCTGTCCTGATATTCAGCTCGTTGCCACCGGATCAAGTTCGTTTGAGTTGACGGATAAGATAAAGGAATCACTTACGGGGAGAAAATGGTCTTTCAGATTATTTCCCATATCGTTTAAAGAGATTGAACTTCACACAAATTTCCTGGACCTGATCCGGTCGCTGGAGGTGCGTATGATTTTTGGTTCCTATCCGGAAGTGATCAACCAGGCAGGAAGGGAGAAGGAAGTGCTGCATGAGTTGATTTCTGATTATTTATACAAGGATGTTTTTACACTTAAAGGGATCAGGAAACCAGAAATTCTTGAAAAGCTGGTGAAAGCCCTCGCTTTTCAGATCGGGAGCCAGGTTTCCTACCGGGAATTATCCAATCTGGTACAGGCAGATAAGGAAACCGTTGAACGGTACATATACTTATTGGAGGAAGCATTTATCATTTTCAGGCTGACCTCATTTTCAAGAAATTTAAGGAGTGAGTTGAAAAGGTCGCATAAGTTTTATTTTTACGACAATGGGATCAGGAATGCTGTAATAAGCCAGTTCAATCCCCTTTCATTACGAAATGATACAGGTGCCCTCTGGGAAAACCTGTTGATCTCAGAAAGAAAGAAAGTCAACGAGTATCACCGTCGGTACAGGAATGTATATTTTTGGCGGACGGACAGGCAGCAGGAGTTAGATTATTTGGAGGAATATGATGGACGGTTGCACGCTTATGAGTTCAAATGGCAGGATTCAGCTCCTATCAGAGCAGCTAAAGCTTTTCAGGCAGTTTATCCGGATTCCGATGTAAAACTTATTCACAGGGATAATTTCATGGAATTTATAAAATCATAGCGATAATTGCCGATTATCCATCTGGTATTTTCAATTGTCAATGGATGATCCCTGCCGAATAAATAACATCGACAACCGGCAATCGACAATCGGGCAATTGACAATTTAATCGCCTGGTTGAACCCAAGTTTGGGTATTTATACCAGCTTTGCCTCTAGTGTGATCTCCACAGCCTTCAGGGCCCGTGAAACAGGGCATTCGGCCTTGGCAGCACCGGCCAGTTCGAGGAATTTCTCTTCCGTGATCCCCGGAACGTTGGCTGTCAGGTCAAGATGGATGCCTGTGATCTCAAAATGATCGGTCACCAGTTCGATGTTCACGGTCGCTGTCACTTTCAGTTCGGTGGGTACGAACCCTGCGTTGGTCAGCCCGAAGCTCAGCGCCATCGCATAACAGCCGCTGTGGGCTGCTGCAATGAGCTCTTCCGGATTGGTCCCTTCCCGGCCCTCTTCGTTCTTGAACCGTGTGAGGAATGAATAAGGAGTTTCATTGAGCACTCCGCTGGTGGAGGTTAAAATACCTTTGCCCTCCAGCCCGTTACCCTGCCATATGGCTGTTGCTTTGCGTTTCATGATATCAAAATTGGATGTGCCTGTTATAATTTGCTTATAAAAGTAACGAATATTAAGATTAACTGTTGAATGTTTTCATCAATGTCCAGAGTTTCAATCCACTTCCGGGATGTGTCAGCT
This genomic window contains:
- a CDS encoding OsmC family protein translates to MKRKATAIWQGNGLEGKGILTSTSGVLNETPYSFLTRFKNEEGREGTNPEELIAAAHSGCYAMALSFGLTNAGFVPTELKVTATVNIELVTDHFEITGIHLDLTANVPGITEEKFLELAGAAKAECPVSRALKAVEITLEAKLV
- a CDS encoding TetR/AcrR family transcriptional regulator, encoding MTLYSKGKESRDEIINRSRQIFNDYGIQITLARLAELMDTTLGRLTHHFRNKDLLFIAIAQDYENKLLELRMKRKLDLLTFDSFIHTASNAMNLQYDYRCAMRYVVSSLKFRDEMRSHVQEAYSNNRENIRRTIEAVVNVGSLHSRILEKDTYEIFLFQLTNLLTNWFINLELYDYGKPYHELKPIYLKGIVSVFLPFLTEKGRQELDDNGIFRK
- a CDS encoding nucleotidyltransferase domain-containing protein; its protein translation is MKPEVKNIIITELRKYDPEMIGIFGSYARKENQDNSDIDILVKFKSSLSLLQLVYIERMISQKLGIKVDLLTEGAIKNKIVKESILRDLQIIYR
- a CDS encoding DUF302 domain-containing protein; translation: MTAAQKSTMNNPSLMIESQSRFGFDETVETLSKTILATGWKISVTHDLQETMMRNGKEVLPVKVIELCNPDLAFRILSRDEFREVSPMLPCRIAVYEKADGNTYVARMNAPSFAGMVGGEAGDTILEAFRQAEEFAKSVIR
- a CDS encoding chitobiase/beta-hexosaminidase C-terminal domain-containing protein, whose translation is MKLPPARFIRTSGYPKQARILNGSYSPILMVTITANEWNAQIHYTVDGTEPAAASPTYTGLISISTTQVLKARVFSNFAAILPGLIEFHTYFINEEHDLPVVSVAWIGSPGHPPPMGIHPVG
- a CDS encoding ATP-binding protein encodes the protein MITRILEDVISDRLFTGKTILLLGPRQVGKTTLIKGIFQKHAGRSFWMNADNPEDRALLNGINSLRARELFLPGTLVVVDEAQRLENSGLTLKIIHDACPDIQLVATGSSSFELTDKIKESLTGRKWSFRLFPISFKEIELHTNFLDLIRSLEVRMIFGSYPEVINQAGREKEVLHELISDYLYKDVFTLKGIRKPEILEKLVKALAFQIGSQVSYRELSNLVQADKETVERYIYLLEEAFIIFRLTSFSRNLRSELKRSHKFYFYDNGIRNAVISQFNPLSLRNDTGALWENLLISERKKVNEYHRRYRNVYFWRTDRQQELDYLEEYDGRLHAYEFKWQDSAPIRAAKAFQAVYPDSDVKLIHRDNFMEFIKS
- a CDS encoding CotH kinase family protein; the protein is MDPQGTHRQWGYILWGEDATFGHYINYTGIPAQSPYASPCYQDDLAGWQDPENHVVILNELRENEDFEQYYVSRHIDLLNTAFKDDYMLPMLDSMAYIIASEMPRHPVRWGGSIPGPPGPTATGKIQSSRVSSSSFDPSGSI
- a CDS encoding ester cyclase, whose translation is MKTPDNKTIIRQYADRIENTGDISMINEFISEDYTEVYEGKRYPIGIQGAIDHVLGVRRVFPDLSLSIENQLSEGEWVVTVYSATGTFTDEWFGMKPTGKPITFHGVNVDRIKDGKIIEHGGAVNMFDPLLQAGVIEIKQ
- a CDS encoding class I SAM-dependent methyltransferase: MTQSVQTFWDKQARRYDNSEKQFAAVYTDILAKTSTYLNPDDHVLDFGCATGTKTIALASKVRHIHGLDISTGMIREAMKKKESAQIPNITFSQGTIFSPELKNGSFGKIIAYAFLQLLEDHENVIRRIHELLKPGGLFISLTTCFEEKMTFRVRLQVKATLLMKKLGLIPLHVNLFSIGDVENAMVTQGFTVIESEKIFHGMTACFIVVRKETT
- a CDS encoding DUF86 domain-containing protein; translated protein: MIQDAVIRNIEVIGEATKKITQQFTQSHPDIPWQDMAGMRDKLIHHYLDVDLDVVWRTIEVDLPLLKELISKI